From the genome of Deinococcus sp. JMULE3, one region includes:
- a CDS encoding complex I NDUFA9 subunit family protein, producing MRVLVTGASGFVGKAVVKHLVQDGHDVWAGSRRGEAVGGARGVKLDVTDPGSVQRAAGQADPEVVVHLVGIIAEAGDQTFERVHVEGTRNVLAATPRGARYVHMSALGAREDSGSRYSSSKARAEALVRASGLDWTIFQPSLIFGVGDDFFGRVLRELVSTAPVVPQIGDGSFPFRPVSVQDVAQAFARAAGSRTGLHGTFALTGPEEFTFRQLLNLELGALGKRKPIVPVPLPLMNLAVPLMQVLPKPPITRDQYAMLKEGNTAPNEPARSTFDLPMLRLQDHLPQIVQAALKK from the coding sequence ATGAGAGTACTGGTCACCGGAGCAAGTGGCTTCGTCGGGAAGGCAGTCGTGAAACACCTCGTGCAGGACGGTCATGACGTCTGGGCCGGGAGTCGCCGGGGCGAGGCGGTGGGCGGTGCGCGCGGCGTGAAACTGGACGTGACCGATCCGGGCAGCGTGCAGCGCGCCGCCGGTCAGGCCGACCCGGAAGTCGTCGTGCACCTAGTGGGCATCATCGCGGAAGCTGGGGATCAGACCTTCGAGCGGGTGCATGTCGAGGGCACCCGCAATGTCCTGGCTGCCACGCCGCGCGGCGCGCGGTACGTGCACATGAGTGCCCTGGGCGCCCGCGAGGACAGCGGCAGCCGGTATTCCAGCAGCAAGGCCCGCGCCGAGGCGCTCGTGCGGGCCAGCGGGCTGGACTGGACGATCTTCCAGCCCAGCCTGATCTTCGGTGTCGGGGACGACTTCTTCGGGCGGGTCCTGCGGGAACTGGTGTCCACGGCGCCGGTCGTGCCGCAGATCGGGGACGGGTCGTTCCCGTTCCGGCCGGTCAGCGTGCAGGATGTCGCGCAGGCCTTCGCCCGCGCCGCCGGGAGCCGCACCGGCCTGCACGGCACGTTCGCCCTGACCGGCCCGGAGGAATTCACATTCCGGCAGCTGCTGAACCTGGAACTCGGGGCGCTCGGGAAACGCAAACCCATCGTGCCCGTGCCGCTCCCGCTGATGAACCTCGCCGTGCCGCTGATGCAGGTGCTGCCCAAGCCCCCCATCACCCGCGACCAGTACGCGATGCTCAAGGAAGGCAACACCGCGCCGAACGAACCGGCCCGCAGCACCTTCGACCTGCCGATGCTGCGCCTGCAGGATCACCTGCCACAGATCGTGCAGGCCGCCCTGAAGAAGTAA
- a CDS encoding MerR family transcriptional regulator: protein MNLPAGRSLTAMFTASEVEAQTGVPATTLRQWERRYGFPRPERSANGYRLYSPNDVAAIQRMQAHLNAGVPASRAAELTQRDQDTVPAQPEARDAAEWSRQLTLALIGSDMDQAGSLLGQVHSQLPVEDVLTQVISPTLLDIGSRWERGEITVAHEHQASAFLRARLSHLMDVAGVQEGFGPLVVAACAPGEEHELGLMMLTLALRRRGVRVAYLGANVPLGDLAVFTRQQGARAVLLALNGDWALGPTREHLRDLGGLGVPLFVGGALVNARPELAEEFGGVYAGPDAPRAAQRIAAHLHRTDGGGEGGST from the coding sequence ATGAACCTTCCCGCCGGGCGGTCGCTGACTGCCATGTTCACCGCCTCCGAGGTCGAGGCGCAGACCGGTGTGCCCGCCACGACCCTGCGGCAGTGGGAACGCCGCTACGGCTTCCCCCGCCCCGAGCGCAGCGCGAACGGGTACCGCCTGTACTCCCCGAACGACGTGGCCGCCATTCAGCGCATGCAGGCGCACCTGAACGCCGGGGTGCCCGCCAGCCGCGCGGCGGAACTCACGCAGCGCGATCAGGACACCGTGCCCGCGCAGCCCGAGGCGCGTGACGCCGCCGAGTGGTCCCGGCAGCTCACGCTGGCGCTGATCGGGTCGGACATGGATCAGGCCGGTAGCCTGCTGGGGCAGGTGCACTCGCAACTGCCCGTCGAGGACGTCCTGACCCAGGTGATCTCCCCCACCCTGCTAGACATCGGGTCGCGCTGGGAGCGCGGGGAGATCACGGTCGCGCACGAGCATCAGGCCAGCGCGTTCCTGCGGGCGCGCCTGTCGCACCTGATGGACGTGGCGGGCGTGCAGGAGGGCTTCGGGCCGCTGGTCGTGGCGGCGTGCGCGCCTGGCGAGGAGCACGAACTGGGCCTGATGATGCTGACCCTGGCCCTACGCCGCCGGGGCGTGCGGGTCGCGTACCTGGGCGCGAACGTGCCGCTGGGAGACCTGGCCGTGTTCACGCGGCAACAGGGCGCGCGGGCGGTGCTGCTGGCCCTGAACGGAGACTGGGCGCTCGGGCCGACCCGCGAGCACCTGCGCGACCTGGGCGGGCTGGGCGTGCCGCTGTTCGTGGGCGGCGCGCTGGTCAACGCCCGGCCTGAACTGGCCGAGGAGTTCGGCGGCGTGTACGCCGGGCCGGACGCGCCGCGCGCCGCGCAACGGATCGCCGCGCACCTGCACCGCACAGATGGCGGCGGCGAGGGAGGTTCCACATGA
- a CDS encoding phosphoribosyltransferase family protein: MDTFKVQIGRVTRDLPIVPVSPDIKVALFNMLGDTDVTEEAGRELALKLPADIDVLVTPEVKALSLAHVISRESGKPYIVIRKTQKPYMVDPVAREVVSITTGKPQLLVLDGFDVQKIRGRKVAIVDDVVSSGGTLHSIRQIIEEVGGEVAAVVAVFTEGQERPEVTALGHLPLFK; encoded by the coding sequence GTGGACACGTTCAAGGTTCAGATCGGTCGCGTGACCCGCGACCTGCCCATCGTGCCGGTCTCCCCGGACATCAAGGTCGCCCTGTTCAACATGCTCGGCGACACCGACGTCACCGAGGAAGCCGGACGCGAACTCGCCCTGAAGCTCCCCGCCGACATCGACGTGCTCGTCACGCCCGAGGTCAAGGCGCTGAGCCTCGCGCACGTCATCAGCCGGGAAAGCGGCAAGCCGTACATCGTCATCCGCAAGACCCAGAAGCCCTACATGGTCGACCCCGTCGCCCGCGAGGTCGTCAGCATCACCACCGGCAAGCCCCAGCTGCTGGTCCTCGACGGCTTCGACGTGCAGAAGATCAGGGGCCGCAAGGTCGCCATCGTGGACGACGTGGTCTCCAGCGGCGGCACCCTGCACTCCATCCGCCAGATCATCGAGGAAGTCGGCGGGGAAGTCGCGGCGGTCGTCGCCGTGTTCACCGAGGGGCAGGAACGCCCCGAGGTCACGGCCCTGGGCCACCTGCCCCTCTTCAAATAA
- a CDS encoding ABC transporter permease — protein MTTLSPDIQPTRAARGPSRWQTLVTQLVGLLVILGAWWLVTDVLKLYPPYVFPGPKAVWTEISYGLWGTGPQDGKLLSAIGGSLRRVLTGYVIAVLLGVVVGLLMGAWRPLRTTLGAYLTGIQSVPSIAFVPFAILFLGLNERAVLFVVILEGFIPVALAVSGALLNVPPALRVAGRTLGAGSLGLTLRVLLPASVPSILTGLRTAWSFSWRALVGGELLIAGAASLGEQLEIGRNTANVALVLATIIIIGVIGGLFDSLLRAAEGRVRRDYGLEVPQ, from the coding sequence GTGACGACCCTCTCCCCTGACATTCAACCCACCCGCGCCGCGCGGGGCCCGAGCCGCTGGCAGACGCTGGTCACGCAGCTCGTGGGCCTGCTGGTCATTCTGGGCGCGTGGTGGCTGGTCACCGACGTGCTCAAACTGTACCCGCCGTACGTGTTCCCCGGCCCGAAAGCCGTGTGGACCGAGATCAGCTACGGCCTGTGGGGCACCGGCCCGCAGGACGGCAAGCTGCTGTCCGCCATCGGCGGGAGCCTGCGCCGCGTCCTGACCGGGTACGTGATCGCCGTGCTGCTGGGTGTCGTGGTGGGCCTGCTGATGGGCGCGTGGCGGCCCCTGCGGACCACGCTGGGCGCGTACCTGACCGGCATCCAGAGCGTGCCCAGCATCGCGTTCGTGCCGTTCGCGATCCTGTTCCTGGGCCTGAACGAACGCGCCGTGCTGTTCGTGGTCATCCTGGAAGGGTTCATTCCGGTGGCGCTGGCGGTGTCCGGCGCGCTGCTGAACGTCCCCCCGGCGCTGCGCGTGGCGGGCCGCACGCTGGGCGCGGGCTCGCTGGGCCTGACGCTGCGGGTGCTGCTGCCCGCCAGCGTGCCCAGCATCCTGACCGGGCTGCGCACCGCCTGGAGCTTCTCGTGGCGCGCCCTGGTCGGCGGGGAACTCCTGATCGCCGGGGCGGCCAGCCTGGGCGAGCAGCTGGAAATCGGGCGGAACACCGCGAACGTGGCGCTGGTCCTCGCGACGATCATCATCATCGGCGTGATCGGCGGGCTGTTCGACTCGCTGCTGCGCGCCGCCGAGGGCCGCGTCCGCCGTGACTACGGCCTGGAGGTGCCACAATGA
- a CDS encoding phosphoadenylyl-sulfate reductase, which yields MTTTSPRPDFTPASDPLDVIRWTLETHPDVLMPSAFNLNGVVLLDLAVKAGYRGEVVFVDTGYHFPETRATRDRLAARYPELTFVTLNDGASPEDGQTDPALYASDPDACCAVRKVAPLQAYLRERAPSALLNARSRDQASTRADIPFVEDGARVKVNPLAHWTREMLETYAREQDLPVNPLYWDGFLSVGCWTCTRAVRPGEDARAGRWAGKGKTECGLWAGENRL from the coding sequence ATGACCACCACCTCGCCCCGACCTGACTTCACGCCGGCCAGCGACCCGCTGGACGTGATCCGCTGGACGCTGGAAACGCACCCGGACGTCCTGATGCCCAGCGCGTTCAACCTGAACGGCGTGGTGCTGCTCGATCTGGCCGTGAAGGCCGGGTACCGGGGCGAGGTGGTGTTCGTGGACACCGGGTACCACTTCCCCGAGACGCGGGCGACCCGCGACCGGCTGGCTGCCCGCTACCCGGAACTGACGTTCGTGACCCTGAACGACGGCGCGAGTCCCGAGGACGGACAGACCGACCCGGCGCTGTACGCCAGCGACCCGGACGCCTGCTGCGCAGTGCGGAAGGTCGCGCCCCTGCAGGCGTACCTGCGCGAGCGGGCCCCGTCGGCGCTGCTGAACGCCCGCAGCCGCGATCAGGCGAGCACCCGCGCGGACATTCCGTTCGTCGAGGACGGCGCGCGCGTGAAGGTGAACCCGCTGGCCCACTGGACGCGCGAGATGCTGGAAACCTACGCGCGCGAGCAGGACCTGCCGGTGAACCCGCTGTACTGGGACGGCTTCCTGAGCGTGGGCTGCTGGACGTGTACGCGTGCCGTGCGGCCCGGCGAGGACGCCCGCGCGGGCCGCTGGGCCGGGAAGGGCAAGACCGAGTGCGGCCTGTGGGCCGGGGAGAACAGGCTGTGA
- a CDS encoding phosphoribosyltransferase family protein yields MTTAPQELTVTIGDVSRTLPTVRAGGMGRVPLVEFIGDSEFTNAAAQAMVALIPGGTEVLLTVVTNALPLTHELSDRSGLPYVCARKKRRTYMQQPLIQDVPSMTLGVAETLWLDGPHAERLKGKRVTIVQDVVASGGTAQALARLVERAGGTVSGYLAAFRQGTPPMEVAALQDLPRTLS; encoded by the coding sequence ATGACCACAGCCCCGCAGGAACTGACCGTCACCATCGGCGACGTGAGCCGCACCCTCCCCACCGTCCGCGCGGGCGGCATGGGCCGCGTGCCCCTGGTGGAATTCATCGGCGACAGCGAATTCACGAACGCCGCCGCGCAGGCCATGGTCGCCCTGATCCCAGGCGGCACCGAGGTCCTGCTGACCGTCGTCACGAACGCCCTGCCGCTGACGCACGAACTGAGCGACCGCTCGGGCCTGCCGTACGTGTGCGCCCGCAAGAAACGCCGCACGTACATGCAGCAGCCCCTCATTCAGGACGTGCCCAGCATGACCCTGGGCGTCGCCGAGACCCTCTGGCTGGACGGCCCGCACGCCGAACGCCTGAAGGGCAAGCGCGTGACCATCGTGCAGGACGTCGTCGCCAGTGGCGGCACCGCCCAGGCCCTCGCCCGGCTGGTCGAGCGGGCGGGCGGCACCGTCAGCGGGTACCTCGCCGCGTTCCGCCAGGGCACGCCCCCCATGGAGGTCGCGGCCCTGCAGGACCTGCCCCGCACCCTGAGCTGA
- the sat gene encoding sulfate adenylyltransferase: MTILLPTTTALPSPLGGTLVNGVRRAGHDFDPAELAALPRLSISERTLADLEMLATGAYSPLNGFVNEADYLSVIERLRLADGTPWSIPITLPVTAEHAGLRGRVVLSFEGQDVGWVDVQEAFAARKAWEAREVYRTEDAAHPGVAALYAQGDFNLAGPVALFEVPRGHFPRHHRTPAEVREVIEARGWRSTVAFQTRNPIHRAHEYLQKVALELVDGLLLHPLVGTTKGDDVPAATRVQAYEVLLEKYYPQARTLLSVYPAAMRYAGPREAILHALSRRNYGVTHFIVGRDHAGVGSYYGTYDAQEIFSAYTPEELGVQILKFEHTFYCNSCGQLVSPRTCPHDSSHHLVLSGTKVREKLRAGENLPAEFTRPEVAEVLRAAYADRG, encoded by the coding sequence ATGACGATCCTGCTTCCCACCACCACTGCCCTCCCCAGCCCCCTCGGCGGCACCCTGGTCAACGGCGTGCGCCGCGCCGGACACGACTTCGACCCGGCGGAACTGGCCGCGCTGCCGCGCCTGAGCATCAGCGAGCGCACCCTGGCCGACCTGGAGATGCTCGCCACCGGCGCGTACTCCCCCCTGAACGGCTTCGTGAACGAGGCGGACTACCTGTCGGTCATCGAGCGGCTGCGCCTCGCGGACGGCACGCCCTGGAGCATCCCCATCACGCTGCCCGTGACCGCCGAGCACGCCGGGCTGCGCGGCCGCGTGGTCCTGAGCTTCGAGGGTCAGGACGTCGGCTGGGTGGACGTGCAGGAGGCCTTCGCGGCCCGTAAGGCCTGGGAAGCGCGCGAGGTGTACCGCACCGAGGACGCCGCGCACCCCGGCGTGGCGGCGCTGTACGCGCAGGGTGACTTCAACCTGGCCGGGCCGGTCGCGCTGTTCGAGGTGCCCAGGGGCCACTTCCCCCGGCACCACCGCACGCCCGCTGAGGTGCGCGAGGTGATCGAGGCGCGCGGCTGGCGCTCCACGGTGGCGTTCCAGACCCGCAACCCCATCCACCGGGCGCACGAGTACCTGCAGAAGGTCGCGCTGGAACTCGTGGACGGGCTGCTGCTGCACCCACTGGTGGGCACCACCAAGGGCGACGACGTGCCCGCCGCCACCCGCGTGCAGGCGTACGAGGTGCTGCTGGAGAAGTACTACCCGCAGGCCCGCACGCTGCTCAGCGTGTACCCGGCCGCCATGCGCTACGCCGGGCCGCGCGAGGCGATCCTGCACGCCCTGTCCCGGCGCAACTACGGCGTGACGCACTTTATCGTGGGCCGCGACCACGCGGGCGTCGGCAGCTACTACGGCACGTACGACGCGCAGGAGATCTTCAGCGCGTACACGCCCGAGGAACTGGGCGTGCAGATCCTGAAGTTCGAGCACACCTTCTACTGCAACTCCTGCGGTCAGCTGGTCAGCCCCCGCACCTGCCCGCACGACAGCTCGCATCATCTCGTGCTGAGCGGCACGAAGGTCCGCGAGAAGCTGCGCGCCGGGGAGAACCTGCCCGCCGAATTCACCCGGCCCGAGGTGGCCGAGGTACTCCGCGCCGCGTACGCCGACCGGGGCTGA
- a CDS encoding nitrite/sulfite reductase, producing the protein MSDIEALKKAVPPFQIFDLIPQYAEQGFIDPERIDLLKWAGVYPQRPQEDGFLMMRVRVPAAEFSSATMREVANIAEEYGRGFLDVTDRQAFQFHWLTIQDIPRIFERLEPLGLHPKGACGDTVRAVIASPLAGLDAREIIDVRPLAHAMEGTLTGNPDFQDLPRKFKMSITAVPELEGIHMINDIGFLAHRVNGEVGFDVWVGGGLGAVAHLSRRLGVFIRPEEVVEVGQAITAAYRDHGYRQNRKKSRLKFLIKDLGVEKFREIVENDYLGRKLTDGPAAPTARFGGNDVLGVNPQADGLNYVVVATTVGRIDPTKARVLADLADRYGKGVLRTTAFQNMVIPHVATEDVEALSAELAAIELAPKATIRGTTIACTGNQFCRLALTETKARTADLVDHLEPLTLAMDVPFTINLTGCSNACTRYQVADLGFMGANKTDKDGTVHEVFNVHLAGSIGQAQRTGTKLKGAVPAERLNEYAAAVLAEFQANKQPGESFVEYADRTGHEHFAPDAVLGAREAVTA; encoded by the coding sequence ATGAGTGACATCGAAGCCCTGAAGAAAGCCGTTCCGCCCTTCCAGATTTTCGACCTGATCCCCCAGTACGCCGAGCAGGGCTTCATCGACCCCGAACGGATCGACCTGCTCAAGTGGGCCGGGGTGTACCCGCAGCGTCCGCAGGAGGACGGCTTCCTGATGATGCGCGTCCGCGTGCCCGCCGCCGAGTTCTCCAGCGCCACCATGCGCGAGGTGGCGAACATCGCCGAGGAGTACGGCCGGGGCTTCCTGGACGTTACGGACCGTCAGGCGTTCCAGTTCCACTGGCTGACCATCCAGGACATCCCCCGCATCTTCGAGCGGCTGGAACCGCTGGGCCTGCACCCCAAGGGCGCGTGCGGCGATACCGTGCGAGCCGTGATCGCCAGCCCCCTGGCCGGCCTGGACGCCCGCGAGATCATCGACGTGCGCCCCCTGGCCCACGCCATGGAAGGCACCCTGACCGGGAACCCCGACTTCCAGGACCTGCCGCGCAAGTTCAAGATGAGCATCACGGCGGTGCCGGAACTCGAAGGCATCCACATGATCAACGACATCGGCTTCCTCGCGCACCGCGTGAACGGTGAGGTCGGCTTCGACGTGTGGGTGGGCGGCGGCCTGGGCGCCGTGGCGCACCTGTCCAGGCGCCTGGGCGTGTTCATCCGCCCCGAGGAGGTCGTGGAGGTCGGGCAGGCCATCACCGCCGCGTACCGCGACCACGGCTACCGCCAGAACCGCAAGAAGAGCCGCCTGAAGTTCCTGATCAAGGACCTGGGCGTCGAGAAGTTCCGCGAGATCGTCGAGAACGACTACCTGGGCCGCAAGCTGACGGACGGCCCGGCCGCGCCGACTGCACGTTTCGGCGGGAACGACGTGCTGGGCGTGAACCCGCAGGCGGACGGCCTGAACTACGTGGTCGTGGCGACCACCGTGGGCCGCATCGACCCCACCAAGGCCCGCGTCCTGGCTGATCTGGCCGACCGTTACGGCAAGGGCGTGCTGCGCACCACCGCGTTCCAGAACATGGTGATCCCCCACGTCGCCACCGAGGACGTCGAGGCCCTGAGCGCCGAACTGGCCGCCATCGAACTCGCGCCGAAGGCGACCATCCGGGGCACCACCATCGCCTGCACCGGCAACCAGTTCTGCCGCCTCGCGCTGACCGAGACCAAGGCCCGCACCGCCGATCTGGTCGATCACCTCGAACCCCTGACGCTGGCGATGGACGTGCCGTTCACGATCAACCTGACCGGGTGCAGCAACGCCTGCACGCGCTACCAGGTGGCCGACCTGGGATTCATGGGTGCGAACAAGACCGACAAGGACGGCACCGTTCACGAGGTCTTCAACGTTCACCTGGCCGGGAGCATCGGGCAGGCGCAGCGCACCGGCACGAAACTGAAGGGCGCGGTGCCCGCCGAACGCCTGAACGAGTACGCGGCGGCCGTGCTGGCCGAGTTCCAGGCGAACAAGCAGCCGGGCGAGAGCTTCGTGGAGTACGCCGACCGCACCGGGCACGAGCACTTCGCGCCGGACGCCGTGCTGGGCGCGCGCGAGGCGGTCACCGCATGA
- the cysC gene encoding adenylyl-sulfate kinase has translation MTAVAEQQAVGTGRVVWLTGLSGAGKSTLASALYEELLARGVAAELLDGDAVRENLSKGLGFSKADRDTNVRRIGFVAGLLAKHGVTVLVSAISPYADTRREVLSGLPNALEVFVDAPLDVVTARDVKGLYLKAIAGEIPHFTGVSDPYEAPENPDLHLRTDRISVEDGVRQLLEKLGV, from the coding sequence ATGACCGCCGTGGCCGAGCAGCAGGCCGTCGGCACGGGCCGCGTGGTGTGGCTGACCGGCCTGAGCGGCGCCGGGAAGAGCACCCTGGCGAGCGCCCTGTATGAAGAGCTTCTGGCGCGCGGCGTGGCCGCAGAACTGCTCGACGGCGACGCGGTGCGCGAGAACCTCAGCAAGGGCCTGGGCTTCTCGAAAGCCGACCGGGACACGAACGTGCGCCGCATCGGCTTCGTGGCGGGCCTGCTCGCCAAGCACGGCGTGACGGTCCTGGTCAGCGCGATCAGCCCGTACGCCGACACGCGCCGCGAGGTGCTGTCCGGCCTCCCGAACGCGCTGGAGGTCTTCGTGGACGCCCCGCTGGACGTCGTGACGGCGCGGGACGTGAAGGGCCTGTACCTGAAGGCCATCGCCGGAGAGATCCCGCACTTCACCGGGGTCAGCGACCCCTACGAGGCGCCCGAGAACCCCGACCTGCACCTGCGCACCGACCGCATCAGCGTCGAGGACGGCGTGCGGCAGCTGCTGGAGAAACTGGGCGTATGA
- a CDS encoding DUF4395 domain-containing protein, whose product MIASAPTRQPARTDLSALKFNQVTVVFVTLLAVILTVPALTLVLGAAMLIGAVMPDLSPMRAAYRLLGPALGLKPEVVDEDPRAHHFAQGVGGGFLLASASFTLAGLPIVGAVLGVTVIALAALNLSQKICVGCVMYFQYRRLRYQLLKR is encoded by the coding sequence ATGATTGCCTCCGCCCCCACCCGTCAGCCCGCGCGCACGGACCTGAGTGCGCTGAAGTTCAATCAGGTCACGGTGGTGTTCGTGACCCTGCTGGCCGTGATCCTGACCGTCCCGGCGCTGACGCTGGTGCTGGGCGCGGCCATGCTGATCGGGGCCGTCATGCCCGACCTCTCCCCCATGCGCGCCGCGTACCGCCTGCTGGGACCCGCCCTGGGCCTGAAGCCCGAGGTCGTGGACGAGGACCCCCGCGCGCACCACTTCGCGCAGGGCGTGGGCGGCGGCTTCCTGCTGGCCTCCGCGAGCTTTACACTGGCGGGTCTGCCCATCGTCGGGGCGGTACTGGGCGTGACCGTGATCGCGCTGGCCGCCCTGAACCTCTCCCAGAAGATCTGCGTGGGCTGCGTCATGTACTTCCAGTACCGCCGTCTCCGCTACCAGCTGCTCAAGCGCTAA
- a CDS encoding UbiA family prenyltransferase: MPTDRAAPTLTPARFPLRRALVVSRPALWVNTVGTLVTGVWLTGRLSTVDAGVLALLAYLTLPFNLLIYGLNDLWDQEEDARSSRKGGWQGARLQVQEAAPLLRATLWWNLPALAALSILLPPAATLLLLASALLFAAYSLPPLRLKARPFLDGLSNVAYALPLALPALALGSPVPWWPLLALMSYSVGKHAFDAAQDIPADRAAGTRTVATTLGARGTAAYALTWFILASALLLPASKLTALALLLTCGGMALRLLLRPTPEQAARLYPLSIVTPWIVGAVAGVQLVYLLARGQWTGF, from the coding sequence ATGCCGACCGACCGCGCCGCCCCCACCCTGACGCCCGCCCGTTTTCCGCTGCGGCGCGCACTGGTCGTGTCCCGCCCGGCGCTGTGGGTGAACACCGTGGGCACCCTGGTGACCGGCGTGTGGCTCACGGGCCGCCTGTCCACCGTGGACGCCGGGGTGCTGGCCCTGCTGGCGTACCTGACCCTGCCGTTCAACCTGCTGATCTACGGCCTGAACGACCTGTGGGACCAGGAGGAGGACGCCCGCTCCTCCCGCAAGGGCGGCTGGCAGGGCGCGCGGCTTCAGGTGCAGGAGGCCGCGCCGCTGCTGCGTGCCACGCTGTGGTGGAATCTTCCCGCGCTGGCCGCGCTGAGCATCCTGCTGCCGCCCGCCGCCACGCTGCTGCTGCTGGCGTCCGCGCTGCTGTTCGCCGCGTACAGTCTGCCCCCGCTGCGCCTGAAAGCCCGCCCGTTCCTGGACGGCCTGAGCAACGTCGCGTACGCCCTGCCGCTGGCGCTGCCCGCCCTGGCCCTGGGCAGCCCGGTGCCGTGGTGGCCGCTGCTGGCCCTCATGAGCTACTCGGTCGGGAAGCACGCCTTCGACGCCGCGCAGGACATTCCCGCCGACCGCGCCGCCGGAACCCGCACGGTCGCCACCACCCTCGGCGCGCGCGGCACGGCCGCCTACGCGTTGACGTGGTTCATCCTCGCCTCGGCGCTGCTGCTGCCCGCGTCGAAACTGACCGCGCTGGCCCTGCTCCTCACCTGCGGCGGCATGGCGCTGCGCCTCCTGCTGCGCCCCACCCCCGAACAGGCCGCGCGGCTGTACCCCCTGAGCATCGTCACTCCCTGGATCGTCGGCGCGGTCGCCGGGGTGCAGCTCGTGTACCTGCTGGCGCGCGGCCAGTGGACCGGGTTCTGA
- a CDS encoding ABC transporter ATP-binding protein, protein MTTTMTRAAPAPLAAERGGAPLSLDGVTYHYQGRRGQQAAGVGPLNLDVPAGEFLCVVGPSGSGKSTLLSLLAGFLKPQRGQITLGGEVVRGPHPRLTLVQQEAALFPWLTVSGNVAFGLRGVPRAERDVRVQDALRQVGLDGYGPRRPHELSGGQRQRVALARALVTRPGLLLLDEPFSALDHATRTALSDELLTLWRQTGVTVVFVTHQLEEALHLGQRVVALRGGQVALDAPAAQTSVDDLKRLLGE, encoded by the coding sequence ATGACCACCACCATGACCCGCGCCGCCCCCGCCCCCCTGGCCGCCGAACGTGGCGGCGCGCCCCTGAGCCTGGACGGCGTGACGTACCACTATCAGGGCCGCCGGGGTCAGCAGGCGGCAGGCGTCGGCCCCCTGAACCTGGACGTGCCGGCCGGTGAGTTCCTGTGCGTCGTCGGCCCGTCCGGCAGCGGCAAGAGCACCCTGCTGAGCCTCCTGGCCGGGTTCCTGAAACCCCAGCGCGGCCAGATCACCCTGGGTGGCGAGGTCGTGCGCGGCCCGCACCCCCGCCTGACCCTGGTGCAGCAGGAGGCCGCGCTGTTCCCCTGGCTGACCGTCTCCGGGAACGTCGCCTTCGGCCTGCGCGGCGTGCCCCGCGCCGAACGCGACGTGCGCGTGCAGGACGCGCTGCGGCAGGTGGGCCTGGACGGCTACGGCCCGCGCCGCCCACACGAACTCAGCGGCGGGCAGCGCCAGCGCGTCGCCCTGGCCCGCGCCCTGGTCACCCGCCCCGGCCTGCTGCTGCTCGACGAGCCCTTCAGCGCCCTGGACCACGCGACCCGCACCGCCCTGTCCGACGAACTGCTGACCCTGTGGCGGCAGACCGGCGTGACCGTCGTGTTCGTCACGCACCAGCTGGAGGAAGCGCTGCACCTGGGCCAGCGGGTCGTGGCCCTGCGCGGCGGTCAGGTGGCCCTGGACGCGCCCGCCGCGCAGACGAGCGTGGACGACCTGAAACGCCTGCTGGGCGAGTAA